The nucleotide window gagcaaggggttaactgggctgaggtccagtaatgtgtttttacctcgcatcaatatccaaatgcttattctcctgtaaaaaaaatattttattgtttctgggcctgtggctgcaccacacacactggggcttaaggggttaataagctacagtttaagaaaacaCAACTGTATTGTCTTTTCAGAAActctggacttcaaaaggcttgattgcaGTTGGGTGTGAAACATACACATGGGGGTtttggtgcacagtatgttaatacctaatttgcaggccaagggaatattgctaggaaacagccctgatcaaaggcgtcctgtttgcaggaaggaagagtgggttgtgagcattataactcacacttacaaaggcCTCTGATTCAGGAGGTCTGGGCATTAGGTGTAAAATCTaaaaccaggtgacaaatgtcccctacccaggggtccctgcttcaaaggatttattgatgggggccaggggtggggctacccaaggagaaaatcagaatgggtgaccttattaaatataagaatattatgagatgtccctGGCTGAACATGcaaagagttacatatgtgtattcgtgggaccaagCCCCAACTAATGGTTCTAAACccttgatatctaacagatactaagagccagatattaatatctctcttaattttagtactacacGGTAATatgtagtctcattgggagcgtcatgcgtgacggaatgcagtaatatgtctcacgtgccagtaagtactactaaactgaagttatgaagttatttacagtgtatatggtaaTAGGCAAGCAGAAcagcttgctagaatttacatagcctggtgatcaaaggctaattgcctaattgtttatgcgggacccAGGAACTGTTTGGGTtaaatgtgatacttcacacttcaatGCAAGCCAAAaggggcttcaaaaggcttgattgaagttgggtgtgaaaggcagaaggagtttttttagtgtacagtatgttaatacctgtttgcaggtAGGACATCCTCCTAGAATTTACATACAGTAGCACGGTGATCAAAGACTTTTgctagccttttcggcatctagggttaagagatgaggttgacatggtatttaagtcagtcaccccttactcaaaagtcttcatgcaaagtcttcatgcgCTGCcagtcttgctgtgatgtcagctgaaatatgggagattgctgtatgaactgccagtccagatgtgactgtttcatcatttccatctttaagtaagtgtctatattttgcctgttatttgtataatctgttgtgttcacctttatcaaggaataaattatattttatcatatctaagtctcgtcccagttcaacccagttatacagtatatatatttatatataagtggtgtaaattacagcctgtcataagctatcgtgacaATCCCGTAAACATAATCGTCTAAAATCAGAATACACTGTTTTACAAGTACATAAGATATACCATTTTAAAGTTTATACATATACAAAAGCAGTATCCCCGGCGCTAGTGCGTTAATGTCCACAATACCATAATCCAATGACAGTCCTTAGTTGAAAAACAGTCCTGGCAGAGGGGTGGATTCACCAACAAAGTTCTAGATGGATTAAGTAGTCCTCAGGAAAATAATTCCAGGTGGTTTCTGTaatcaaacaaaaacagacacaccaattgcgcagtatgtatgtatgcatgtggttttttttttaaataaatcagttctgtagtaagaaaaaatacttttagcattttctgtttttaaaaaaacaactttgaaagaccaattgtcttgtattctattttaacaagcatttgctaaggcactgccccttcatgtcctgtcacaagccctggcacacccctttgtcagcactgccctccctcttgcacatgtcagtgcaggagtgctcatgaatattcatgagcttccactaacggactgaagcagaatataaacagatcccttcactaattatgtcaccaaatttcgccgatcaatacatggagaacgaattgacctgcagctatacagttctttaggtaattagagattgcccacatgaaactattgaagtaaaaaaaaaaaagactgaactgcagctttaactccaCATTACTTCTCTTTTATTCTAATATGGAAACACTCTGACCGCTACACCCCACTATTTATCAGTGTACAAAAAGGATATAATGAACGGCAAGATCTCGAGAGAAAAATGCAGAAACCAGAGAATTAGATTGATTAAAAACAACAGATTAGCGTTGGTTATTAACTCCCCCTGTGTGATGTTGGCCATTATAGAGGTTTCCCAGTGGCCCGCATACACTGGGAGATTTAAACAGCCAACTTATTTGCCCTGAGGGGACAGAAacgagggggtccccagagctgcacATAGCACGCTTCAACTCCAGGGTTAACAAAATGGagggttacatttttttttaccatggtGGCCTGCTGCCGTAAGAGTCTCATTGTCTTTCAATTGAAGCTGCCACCTAGCGAGACTGCGTGATATATGCCCTATATGTCCTGCTGCTGGTCCGAATTTCAATGGatggtatatagatatataatagtTTAATAAACCTTTTTCTGTTTTCAAATATCCCGCGCTGGTTTATATTCCCCACGGATACATTTGTCCTGAAATATCTAAGAACATGACACTTTTTTAATTCGAGATGGCTGAATTTGTCCTGAAGTAGAAGTCCAGCAATAATATACTTAAGGGAATGACGAAGAATCTGCTCGTCATCAAAATACTGAAGAATATTCTGCAAatctgatgtgtttttttttaaagttttcctCACCCTATTTTTACAAACCCACTGTATCACTACTATTTAAATGTGCAATGAATTACACATATTTgaacaggcaaaaaaaaaaagccctttgTTATATCACAGCTACAATGAAAGTCCTATCATTAAATGTGTATGCCCTGCGCGCATGCGTAGCACTGCAATGAAGCTAGGCGGCTTTTGGCGCATGTGTAACAAGGATTCTGAAGTGCCCCAATGCCTGGCAGTCGGAACGACGCGCATGCGCATACAACGCGGCGAAGTCATGTTGACTGCGGGCACGCATGCGCACAAGTGAAAAGACGCCGTCGTATGTTCCACTTTGCCGTTTGGATAAAGTTTATTGAAGAGGTTAAAGGGAACAAAACAAAAGGAGGACGGATCGCTGTAAAGATGTCGACTGCCATGAACTTTGGGAACAAAACGTTTAAACCTCGGCCCCCGGACAAGGGCTCCTTCCCTCTGGATCACTTGGGTGGGGGAGGAagactcttacacacacacatgccagcCGGGGTTTAACCCTTTCTGCTGCCAGAAGGGGCCTGCCATGCCTCTGCCCTGTCAGGAGTTATGTGCTTTCCCGTGCCGGGAGCAGAGGGGTTAACTCaagtgtaaccccttcactgccagagccgCAGCGACACAATGTCGAAGCGATCTAACCAGACCcctctggcaatgaaggggttaaaagtgcgGTTCCACGTAGGTGACAAAAAGGGGGGTGGGCGAGAAAAAGCCCTAATCTTGCGAAGACCCAATCTTCCCTCGGCTAATCTAACCGTCCTAAAAGCAAAGATGTGGCTGCTTTTTGTTTCTAAAGAAATTGATTCTAAATTGAACGTTTTAGGGGCCTcagaatggggaagtgtttgtccacCAGGTGTTTTCGTTGCCCTTCTCCCACCCTGCCCTTACCAGAGACCCCAATaaagatgaggggagggggtttacctgtgcaaactcttgctgatcacacagtgatatCAGACATAAGGGAAGCAACCAAGCGGAAATGTAACCCCTCCTGAGTGTTGGCGCACCGTGTTTACAAACTAAcgtaaaaaatatagattttacaAACTAACgtaaaaaaatatagattttaaaaTACTAGTGTGCCAAATGTTGGTTAAAAAAATGCACCAATTCCCCCGATTTGTATCGCTCAATCATGTTGATCTAagctgtggccctaggagggattCCTCCCTTTGGGAGTGGCCCGGTCTTACACCTAGGAATGTGCTCCTGTGAAAAATGCTTCAGACTTTTAAAAAAGTGATTTATTTCTTTTGCAGGTGAATGTAAACCATTCAAAGAGATATTCATGAAGTGCCTGAGAGAGAACCGCTTCCAGAGCGGCCTATGCAGGGAACAATCCAAGGAATATTTGGAGTGTAGAATGGAAAGGTAGGGAGACTGATTACCTGTTCAGGAAGAAACAGAATTCAAAATACAGGcattatatacagctcaaccccttacaacgctgtgcttggggtccaaagaatcacattgcgttagaaataatgtacaataattattgtacagtaaagtatgtgcattgtacagtaaagtatttaagacactaataatcatgttgtaaagtattcataaatacgaaaattgggagccacgcttgcatcacgttataagcggttTCGCGTTTTAATGAATCGCGTTAttacggggttgagctatatgtgtgtgtgtgtatgtccagACATTTCTAGTAGGAAAGGGAACTAAGGACGCGAGCATGTTTTAATATGTTACTGTCtacaaaaaaatgcacaaatgaagtattttaaaataattgtttAAACTTTTAACATATTTGCATGGTACACATGTGCTGGGAAGGGTTATCATCTCTATCTAAAGTCTTGTGGTGGTAAGCCTGTTTGTCAGTGTTCCAGGAGAAAAGGAAACCCTATTAATTATTCCCCCAAGATATAAGTAAGTAAAATGATTAAATTTAAAGAATAGCTGGCAAACTTTTAGCAAAAGTTCAGACACGCGTGAAACTTGCGGTAACTTGTGCTTTTTTCTGAACCATGCATGGTCAGAGTTGTTTTTGTTGCAGGTAACATTGGTCATGTGTGTTTTTTCACACACAATGATAGCAAATTTCACAATAttgagcttctttttttttttaaattgccacAAATAATTTGCAAACCGAGATGGGACACGTTTATACGCCTGTACTAAGAGAACCAAttacactgatacatatacaaaaaaatcTCTTACATTATAAGGGNNNNNNNNNNNNNNNNNNNNNNNNNNNNNNNNNNNNNNNNNNNNNNNNNNNNNNNNNNNNNNNNNNNNNNNNNNNNNNNNNNNNNNNNNNNNNNNNNNNNNNNNNNNNNNNNNNNNNNNNNNNNNNNNNNNNNNNNNNNNNNNNNNNNNNNNNNNNNNNNNNNNNNNNNNNNNNNNNNNNNNNNNNNNNNNNNNNNNNNNccccccactgatacaccccccctgacccccccccactgatacacacacaccccccccactgatacacacccccacccccactgatacacacccccccactgatacacaccccccactgatacacacacacaccacacactgatacacacacacactgatacacacacactgatacacacccccccactgatacacccccacccccactgatactgttacacacacacactgatactgatacacaccccccccactgatacaccacacaccccactgatacacacacacacacacacacacacactgatacaccaccccactgatacacacacccccactgatacacacacacacacacccactgatacacacacaccccaatgatacacacacacccccactgatacacaccccaccccactgatacacacacacacccccactgatacacacacacacccccactgatacacccccaccccactgatacacacaccccccccccactgatacacccccccacccccactgatacacacacccccactgatacacacacccccactgatacacacacacacacacactgatacacacacaccactgatacacacacacacactgatacacaccccccccccactgatacacacacacccccactgatactgttacacacacacactgatactgatacacacccccacactgatacacacacacacacacccactgatacacacacacacacacccactgatacacaacacacaccccactgatacacacacacccccactgatacacacacacacacacccactgatacacacacaccacccccactgatacacacacacacccactgatacacacacacacccccactgatacacacacacacccccactgatacacacacacacccactgatacatacacccacccactgatacaccccacaccccactgataaacacacacccactgatacacccacccactgatacacacacacacacactgatacacacacacccactgatacacccacacacacacccactgatacatacacacccactgatacacccccacccccactgatacacacccccccccactgatacacacacacacacccactgatacacacacaccccactgatacacacacacacacacacacacactgatacacacacacacttatatacacacacactgatacacacacccccactgatacacacacacccccactgatactgttacacacacactgatactgatacacaccccactgatacacacacacacacacacacacccactgatacacacacacacccccactgatacacacacacacccccactgatacacacacacacccccactgatacacacacacccccactgatacacacacacacccccactgatacacacacacccccactgatacacacacagccccactgatacacacacacacccactgatacacacacacacacacacacacacacacacacacacacacacagatacacacacacacccactgatacacccactgatacacccccccccactgatacacacacacccccactgatacacacacacaccccactgatacatacacacacccactgatacacacccacccactgataaacacacacccactgatacacacccacccactgatacacacacacacacacactgatacacacacacccactgatacaccacacacacccactgatacatacacacccactcgatacaccccacccccactgatacacacacaccccctactgatacacacacacacccccactgatacacaccacacacacacaacacacacacacacacacacacacactgaacacacacacacactgatacacacactacacacacactgatacacacacccccactgatacacacaccccccccactgatactgttacacacacacactgatactgatacacacaccccactgatacacacacacacacacccactaatacacacaccccccccactgatacacacaacacaccccactgatacacacacacaccccccactgatacacacacacccccactgatacacacacacacacacccactgatacacacacacacacacacacacacacacacacacacacacacagatacacccacacacccactgatacaccccactgatacaccccccccccactgatacaaacacacacccactgatacacacacacacacacacacacacacacacacacacacacacacacacacacacacacacacacagacacacacactgaaacacacacacacacacacacacacacacacacacacacacacacacactgatactgttacacacacaaaccgatactgatacacccccccactgatacacacacacacccactgatacacacacacacacaacccactgatacacacacacacccccactgatacacccccccccccactgatacacacacacacaccccactgatacaccccccccactgatacaccccccccactgatacacacaccccccccccactgatacacacccccacccccactgatacacacccccccactgatacacacaccccccactgatacacacacacacacacacactgatacacacacacactgataccacacacactgatacacaccccccccactgatacacccccacccccactgatactgttacacacagcacacactgatactgacccccccactgatacacccacacccactgatacacacacacacacacacacacacactgatacacacacaaccccactgatacacacacacaccccccactgatacacacacacacacacccactgatacacacacacccccccactgatacacacacacacacccactgatacacacacacacccccactgatacacacacacacccccactgatacacacacacacccccactgatacacccccccccccactgatacacacacagccccactgatacacacacacacacccactgatacacacacacacacacacacacacacacacacacacacacacacacacacacacacacacacacacacagatacacacacacacacccactgatacacccccccccactgatacacacccccccccactgatacacccacacacccactgatacatacacacacccactgatacacaacccacccactgataaacacacacccactgatacacacacccactgatacacacacacacacacactgatacacacacgatacacacacccactgatacacccacacacacccactgatacatacacacccactgatacacccccacacccccactgatacacacacacccccactgatacacacacaccccccccactgatacacccccccccactgatacacacacacacacacacacacacacacacacacacacacacactgatacacacacacactgatacacacacacactgatacacacacaccccactgatacacacacaccccccactgatactgttacacacacacactgatactgatacacacccccactgatacacacacacacacacacccactgatacacccccacacccccactgatacacacacacaccccactgatacacacacacccccccactgatacacacaccccccactgatacacacccacacccactgatacacacacacacacacacacacacacacacacacacagatacacacacacacacccactgagacacccactgatacacccccccccactgatacacacacacacccactgatacacacacacacacacacacacacacacacacacacacacacacacacacacacacacacacacacacacacacacacacactgatacacacacacatccactgatacacccactgatacacacaccccactgatacacacacacacccactgatacacacacacacacacacacacacacacacacacacacacacacacacacacacacacacacacacacacacacacacacactgatacacccacaccccactgatacacctagtgatacacccactgatacacacacacacacccactgatacacacacacccactgatacacacacacccactgatacacacacacacacacacacacacacacacacacacactgatacacacacccactgatacacccacctacacagatacacacacagatacacacacacacactgatacacccacccacacagatacacacacacacagatacacacacacacacacacacacacacacagatacacacactgatatacatacacatacactgatacacgaGACTTCATGTAACTGTCTGGTACTCAGGATCAGCATCATATGACTATTCGCAGAATAATAAGCTGCCCCCGTGTTATGATATAAATGACAGGCTCAGATGCTGTTGATTGTGCAACTCGTCTTATGTAATAAATCGGAATATTCTCCTTGGAAAATCAGGTTCAAAACAGCATTGTCCCATGTAACATAAAGGGGCATCTTTCTGCGGTGGCACTCAGACTGCCGGTGCAACCACAGCGACCTTCCAAACACAAACCCACACAACCCCCGACTGTCGAAAAAGGAGAGCGCTTACTAGAAGCAGCTTGGGCAAAACTGCGGCTAACTCTCCCACATTATGAGGGCTCAAAAAGAACGGAGGTGCGGCAGGTAATAACTTGCCACAGCAACAAAGTAACAGCACggagatacagatgcagccaccagtattagatcactggccttggaaaatctggggtaatctcccaataaactgcaacatttctgtgagatttctgcagccagactaatggcccatcggattaacacagcggggggggtcaatgcagtcccattcaaacggaacggggacccctgctgtgttaatccgatgggccattagtaatCTCACAGAAAGGTTGAGGCATGTACTGTGGAGATGCCTTAGTtattacccaggcaagtgatcggatactcggggctgcatctgtataacacATTTGTCACCTGCAAGACTGACAGTTGTAGCTCTGATTTATGCAGGAAATCGATGTGGGATAATACATTGTGATAATATACTCTAAAAACAAAGCCCATTTCATGTGATTTTTTTAATAAGTCAGCTAAGTTTTTTTCTGTCCTATACTCGTGTGGCGAAGGGTTTTTTTTTACCTAACAAAACCTTTGTATATCTGGTTTGCAGACACAGGACCAGATCCACTAAAGCTGCGTTAAATCAGGATACAGCGTGATGTTACCTAAATCAAGAATGGATGTTATATACTTACCATGAtacccacaaagctaattatatgcaaaatgtCCATTCTaaatctcattagcacaggcttaatGACACAATATTGAAGGATAATGTTGCATTATCGTCCAGAAATATAACTcaaatccagaccctgaaatagagagggaaataacgctatctCAGTCTCACTGTATTGTTACAGCCATCTGGACCCTGTAAAATACACACAGGGCAAGCTTTCGTGGAGTTTGATGTTGGGGACACTAGGTGACTTGTTATCCTCAATCAATCTGGTTTTAAGCTTGATATGTTGCCATGAAAATGTTTATTTGCTCCCCTTCTGTTTAAATTGAATGAAATCCAGGGATTTGTGCTTACTGGCCGGGAGTTCTTCCTAAAACAAGAGTTTAAAGTACTGAATATAGACTACTGGGCTGATCTTTCCATACAATGTTATTTCTTATACTGGGgtagggggagggtgaagggcggACGCAATCTTGCATATTCTGGACATTAAGAGGAGTCATTGCTTGTACAAGAGCAGAATTTAAACTGTGGAAATATCAGAACAAAGGGCCAGGCTCTAAAGATAGAATGCCTTTGAACAATAAGAATGATTGCAAAAAGAAATACGTGTCAATGTCCCCTTGCACATTTACTACAATTGCTGCATtgggtgatatatatatgtagccaggtgtGCCTTTCGGTTCCCCGGTCtcacccccttacctccgctgctgtagGGAGTATTGCAGGCGGGGCGACGGGCTCGCCGGCGGCTCCCTTCGCAGGGTGCCACCATTGTGGTTGCGCTGCGCACTCCaggaaggtcgcgcatgcgcagggggacAGTCGACGGCCATTACAGAGTCGCGCAGAGCGCAGGACACTATGCAGTGTAGGCCCCCgccgggactacaagtcccatagtGCTTAGGGTCTGAgtaccacctgacgccagggagccaatgaaaCGGCTGACACCCCTGGAAAGGAAAGAGGAttgcatgctgggacaggaaggggcagtcaggatccggacagagagggagcaggtagtgtccagaggGCAGTGCTCTCTTGGGCTAGGccagttgccccccccccaccaaggaCCCAGTTAGATCCCCTGACTCCCAGTAGAtattgtgtgcagtgagtgctgtagggaaaggcctcagatagggaccctttTCACTGTAGCCATAGtgagatatgctgcaggacatcGCCTGAGAGAAGTGCAGCCTGTTGCAGAGGAGCCTACCCAGACTCCTTGATAGAGACTATTTATAGGGGTACACTCCAGTCGGGAGacccctccagaggcatccgcCTAAGGATCCACCCGGGAGAGAAGCTGCATATTACAGCGCAGAACTACGCCGCTGATCTGCGGAGTTCCATTGtttgtcctggtctggactgagaccagggaggtattaataagtgcaccaacacacatGGAAGCGCGCTATCCCACCCACACTCTTTGGCTAAGAAATAACACCTTTCaagcaagataaaaaaaaatattttttacatcATTTTTGCTCTCCAAACACCTGGAATGAATCTGTGTTAAATACTCTTCTGGGTTAGAAATGTTACGTCACCATGTAGAGTAAAA belongs to Ascaphus truei isolate aAscTru1 chromosome 11, aAscTru1.hap1, whole genome shotgun sequence and includes:
- the COX19 gene encoding cytochrome c oxidase assembly protein COX19, whose amino-acid sequence is MFHFAVWIKFIEEVKGNKTKGGRIAVKMSTAMNFGNKTFKPRPPDKGSFPLDHLGECKPFKEIFMKCLRENRFQSGLCREQSKEYLECRMER